In Candidatus Riesia pediculicola, the genomic stretch CCAAACATATTCATTTTTAATGAAATTCTAACTAAATCCGTCCTTGTTCATCTTTGTTCATCTTGAATGATCAATAAAACTTTTTAATTTATCAAAAGAGCAGAAATTTTTCCCAAAAATTTTGTCTGTAAAGAGAATTTTTTTTGAAATGAAAGTTCTTCTTTGCAGAAATCACATGATCTTGATAAAATTGGAAAAATTATATCAGTATAAACTAACTTTTAAAGACTACTTTTAGTTTGACAAAACAGAAGAAAAAATGATAAAAAATGAAACTTATCCGTCGGAAACAAGAAGATTGTGCGCTTTTCAAAATACCATCTATATTAAAAAAAATATATTCTTCTAGAGGAATTCTTTCCGAAAAAGATCTAGAACTGAGCACACGATCTCTTTTGAATTATCATCTTTTGAACGATATAAAAGGAGCAGTAAATCTTTTAGTACAAGCATTGTATGAAGAATGGAGAATCATCGTGATAGGAGATTTTGATGTTGATGGAGCAACTAGCACAGCTCTTCTAATTCGAATATTAAAAAAAATAGGACACAAAAATGTCGATTATTTTATTCCAAATAGGTTCAAAGATGGATATGGTCTGACTAAAACTGTAATTCAAAGGATTATAAAAAAAAAGTTCAATTGATTATCACCGTAGATAATGGAATTTCTGCGCACGAAGGAGTAAACTTTGCAAAAAAAAACGGAATTAAGGTGATCATTACTGATCATCATCTTCCAGAAGGTATCCTACCTGAAGCAGACGCAATAGTAAATCCGAATTTACCGAATTCAAATTTCCCCTCTAAATCACTAGCAGGAGTTGGAGTTAGTTTCTATTTAATGCTGGCTTTACGATCCGAGTTGAATCAAAAAGGATGGTTCAGAAAGAGATCTATCGAAGTTCCAAATTTAGCGAACTTTTTGGATCTAGTTGCATTGGGAACAATCTCTGATCTCGTACCGTTGGACCAAAATAATCGTATATTAGTACATCAAGGATTGAAAAGAATTAGGTTCGGATTATGTTGTACAGGAATAAAAGCTTTGATCATGATTTCAAAAATTGATATTAAAAGAATTGTTTCAAATGATCTCAGTTTTATGATCAGTCCAAAATTAAATGCTGCTGGAAGATTGGATGATATGTCAATTAGTGTTGACCTGTTGATAACAGATGACCAATCTTTGGCAAAAACGATGGCTATGAAGTTAAATCAATTAAACGAATCTAGAAAGAAAATAGAAGAAAACATGCAGAAAGAAGCTTATCAAATGTTTGAAACACTCAATTTTAGCAAAGATATTTTGCCGAAAGTTCTGGTTTTATACTATCCAACATGGCATCAAGGAATTATTGGTATTCTCGCTTCTCGAATAAAAGAATATTTTAATCGACCAACTATTATTTTTGCTAAATCAAAAGATGGAACTTTAAAAGGTTCTGGAAGATCTGTCGAAGGACTAAATATGAAAAATGCCATCGAAAGAATGAATCAGTTATATCCAGGATTAATATTGAAATTCGGAGGACATAAGATGGCAATTGGATTAACAATGGAAGAAAGAAAATTTCAAACTTTTCAAAAGAAGTTTACTCACTTTTCTGAAAAATTTTTAAATCAATCCATATTAAATGGTTCTATATTGAGTGATGGGGAACTAAAAGGAAACGATCTTTCTTTAGAAACGGCCGAGTTGATTAGATATTCTGGCCCTTGGGGGCCAGAATTTCCAGAACCTATTTTTGATGGAAAGTTCTTGATATTAGAAAAAAAAATCTTTAAAAGAAAACATCTTAAAATGAAATTAAAATTGGTAAAGGAAAAAAAAGAAATTAACGGAATTGCATTCAATTATATTTCTAAATGTTCTTCTGATTTCGGAAATCTGGTAAGAATAGCTTATAAAATAGATATTAATTATAGATATCATTATAATAGAAATGAAGTACAGTTACTGGTTCAATACCTATGGCCAATCGCGTGAAGAAAATAATTTTTCCACTCCAGATTGTGTTTCTTCAAAATCTCAAACTTTTTTAAAAAATGGAAATAAAAAAGATATTGGAAGATTTTAAAAGATCTTATAGAGAGTTTCAAAACTTAAAGAATATCTTTAGATATGAAGAAAAAAAAATCGAACTTACAACTCTAAGAAATAAAATTTCTTCAAATGAGATTTGGAGATCTAAAAAATTAAGTTCACTTATCGGATTGCAGAAGTTAGTCGCAATCAAAGAAATTGAAATAGAAAAAATAGAAAAGATAAAACAATATCTAGAAAATATAGAAATTTTAATTGAATGTCTAAAAGAAAAGAGAGATGAAGATTTTCTTAAAGAAACATATCGTGATCTATTTAATGTCCGATCAATGATCGAAAATTTAAAAATATTTCGATTATTTTCAAAAGAAAATGATTTTTGTGATTGTTATATAGATTTACAATCTGGATCGGGAGGGATAGATTCACAGGATTGGACAAGTATGCTTTTAAAGATGTACTTAAAATGGTCTGATTTAAAAAATTTTCGATCGTATGTCCTAAATACTTCATACGGAGAAATTACAGGAATCAAATCATCCACTATTATGATCAAAGGAAGATATGCTTACGGATGGTTACGAACAGAAACTGGAATTCATAGATTAGTTCGAAAAAGTCCTTTCGATTCTTCTGGAAGAAGACATACTTCTTTTTCTTCTGTTTTTGTATATCCTGTTTTAGAAGATCCCGATCAAGAAATCCGAATACAGTCTTCTGATTTAAAAATTGATTCTTATAAATCTTCTGGTGCTGGTGGACAGCATACCAATAAAACGGAGTCTGCGATCAGGATCACACACATTCCGACCGGAATAGTTACTCAGTGCCAAAGTAATAGATCTCAACATAAAAATAAAGAACAAGCTTTGAAGCAATTAAAAAATAAGCTATATGAGATTCAGAAGAAAGAAAAACAAGAAAATCAGAAGGTTATCGAAAACAACAAGTTTGATATTGCTTGGGGAAATCAAATACGCTCTTATATTTTGGATCACTCTAGAGTAAAAGACTTAAGAACTGGAATAGAAGAAAGAAACGTACGATCTGTTTTAGAAGGAAAGATCGATAAATTTATCAAAGCAAATTTGATCTTGAGAAAAAAGGATTGACAATTATGTAAAATTCAACCATATTCGTACGGAATATGAAGATGAAAACTTTAAGAAATGAAATGAAAACAAGAAAAGAATCGTTCTTTCAGAACGATTGCGAAGATTTTAAAAGAGACCATTTATCGGAAGATTTATATAAGAAATTTTATGAAAAAGAGTCTAAAGAGTTAAAAAAATTAGAAAATTATGTTTCTGTTTCTGGAAGAATGATCTCCAAAAGGATATTTGGAAAGGCGTCTTTCTTTACACTACAAGATATGTCTGGAAAGATTCAAGTATACGTCTCTTCAAATCATATTAAAGAAGAAATTTATGAGAAGAAATTTAAAAAATGCAATTTAGGAGATTTAATAGGAGTTCACGGAAAAGTATTTAAAACAAAAACAGGAGAATTAACTGTAGATTGTAGAAAGATTTTTCTATTAACTAGATCATATCGTACGATATCAAGTAAATTTTATGGACTTAAAAATAAAGAGATTCAACATAGAAATCGATGTTTAGATCTTATTTTAAATCAAAGATCTAGAAACACTTTTATAATACGATCGAAGATCATCAGTTGGTTGCGTTGTTTTATGAACGAAAAAGGATTCATGGAGGTAGAAACTCCGATCATGCAGCCGATGTATGGCGGAGCTTCAGCGAAGCCTTTTATGACTCGTCATAACGCATTAAAATCTGAATTGTATCTTCGAATAGCTCCCGAGCTATATCTAAAAAGATTGGTCATTGGAGGATTTGAAAAGATCTTTGAAATTGGTAAAAATTTCAGAAATGAAGGAGTGTCGACCATACATAATCCAGAATTTACGATGATGGAATTCTATGAAGCTTATAAAAATTATCTTGATCTCATGGATTTTATTGAAAATTTATTTCATGAAATTGTTGAGTCAACTCTTAAAAAGAGTGGAATAAAGTACGGAGAAAACTTTCTGAATTTCGACAAAAGATTTAAAAAAGTTACAATGAAGCAATCTATCTTGCAAAATATTTCTAATCAATTTTCCATGAAAGATTTAGAGAATAAGGATAAAGTCTTTACGATTGCAAGATCATACGGAGTACAAGTTGAGAAAGAAGATTCTATAGGAGAGATACAGTATAAAATTTTTGAAAAAGTAGTTGAGAAGAAATTGATACAACCAACTTTCGTTACCGAATATCCGATCGATGTGTCTCCTCTCTCGAAGAGAAGTAGAGAGAATCCGTTGGTTGCAGAACGATTTGAGCTGTTCATTGGAGGATATGAAATAGCCAATGGATTTTCCGAGCTAAATGATCCAGTTGATCAAACAAGCCGGTTTCTTCAACAATCTCGAAAAAATGGGATTAGAAGAGACATCGATGAAGATACCTTTTATGATAAAGATTATATCACTTCGCTTGAATATGGATTACCTCCAACGGCAGGAGTAGGAATAGGGATTGATAGGTTGGTGATGTTATTAACAAATCGTCGTTCGATTCGAGATGTCATATTTTTTCCTGCTCTCAGAAAGAAATAAAACATAAAATTTGAGAAAATATCATGATTAATTCGGATTTCCGTTCAATAATCCGATGAGTATATTTTGTGGATTAAGAAAATCATTTCTATTTTATAAAAACGATAATTATAATGAAAATTGTTTCATTTAACATTAATGGAATTAGAGCACATTTTCATCAACTTTATGAAATTGTTAAAAAATATGATCCAGATATTATAGGATTACAGGAAACTAAAGTAGAAAATAGTCTTTTTCCAAAAGATGGATTCGACCATAAGTATCATATATATCTAAATGGACGAAAATCTCATCATGGAGTGGCTTTATTCAGTAAAAAAAAATTATTTGATATCAATATCAGATTTTTCAAAGAAAATTCGAATGAAGAACATCGGGTAATTTCAGCCAATATTTTCTTTCAAGAAACTGAAATTCAAATAATTAATATTTATTGTCCTCAAGGAGAGAATAGAAATAATAAAATTAAATTTAATAAGAAAAAAAATTTTTACAAAAATTTAATTAAGTATGTTCAAAAAAAGATTTTTGAAAATAAAAATATTATCCTTATGGGAGACATGAATATCAGTCCAGAAGATCAAGATATTGGAATCGATCCGTATCATCAGAATAGATGGATTAATTTAGGAAAATGTGGCTTCTTGCCGGAAGAAAGGATTTGGATGAAAAAATTAAAATCTTTTGGGTTGATTGATACTTACACGAAAAGAAATTTTTTTAAAAAAAATAAATTTTCTTGGTTCGACTATCGCTCAAATGGGTTTCTTAATAAAGTTGGATTGAGGATCGATTTTATCTTAGTTTCAAAGAAATTATTTGACTCCTGCAGAAGTTCTGGAATAGATTATTCTATTCGAAGTATGAAAAGGCCTTCCGATCATGCTCCTATATGGGCTTTTTTCGAAATATAAATTTATTTCGAAAAAACGATTTTATTTTTTAATAAAAATGATCGTAGTAGTTGAAAATTTATTAAATTTAATGGTTTTTATTTGACTTAATTTCTATCAAATGCTGAGTTTTTTAAACTTTTTCGTTTTTTTCTTAAGATCTTTTTTTTATCTTTTTACTTTGATAAGAAAATTGATTTCTTTCTTTTTGAATTTTCTATTTCTTATTATACTAATATTTATTTTTCTTCTTTATCTGGAAAATAAAGGATTTAACAAAAGTGACTTCGGAGCGCTTCTTTTAGATTTAAATGGGGTAATCTTAGATCATGTTCCTTCCGAATCATTCCTAACGTCTAATAACTTCAATCAAAAGTTATTCTTTAGTCAAGATGAAATAATTCGGAAAAACTCTTTATTTGAAATAATCCATTCAATAAGAGAAGCGGCTAAGGATCGAAAAATTAAAGGAATGGTCCTCAAGTTAGACCATCTAATAGATGCAGATCAACCCTCTTTACGTTACATTGGGAAATGTTTAAAAGAATTTAAGAAGGCAGGAAAACCAATTTTTTCTATAGGAGAAAATTATAGTCAACTACAATATTACTTATCTAGTTTTGCAGATAAAATTTACATATCGAACTATGGAAAAATTGATATTCATGGAATATCCAATTATAGGATGTATTATAAAGATTTTTTAGAAAAATTGAAGATAAAAAGCCATATTTTTAGAGCAGGAAAATATAAGTCAGCCGTAGAACCTTTCATGAGAAACAATATGTCTCATGAATCAAAAGAAAATCATTTTTCTTGTCTAAGAAAGTTGTGGAAAGACTATTTGAGAACAGTTTCCGAAAATAGAAATATTAAAATAAACGATGTATTTCCAGAGATTAACTCAATGATCAAAAAGATTAAATCCAATCGAGGAAATATCACAAAATATCTTATGGATCAAAAGTTAGTTGATTATGTCATAGAGAAAACAAATCCGGAAGAAAAGTTCATTGAAAAGTTTGGTTTAAGTCGAGATGATAATCAATACAATC encodes the following:
- the prfB gene encoding peptide chain release factor 2, translating into MEIKKILEDFKRSYREFQNLKNIFRYEEKKIELTTLRNKISSNEIWRSKKLSSLIGLQKLVAIKEIEIEKIEKIKQYLENIEILIECLKEKRDEDFLKETYRDLFNVRSMIENLKIFRLFSKENDFCDCYIDLQSGSGGIDSQDWTSMLLKMYLKWSDLKNFRSYVLNTSYGEITGIKSSTIMIKGRYAYGWLRTETGIHRLVRKSPFDSSGRRHTSFSSVFVYPVLEDPDQEIRIQSSDLKIDSYKSSGAGGQHTNKTESAIRITHIPTGIVTQCQSNRSQHKNKEQALKQLKNKLYEIQKKEKQENQKVIENNKFDIAWGNQIRSYILDHSRVKDLRTGIEERNVRSVLEGKIDKFIKANLILRKKD
- the lysS gene encoding lysine--tRNA ligase codes for the protein MKTLRNEMKTRKESFFQNDCEDFKRDHLSEDLYKKFYEKESKELKKLENYVSVSGRMISKRIFGKASFFTLQDMSGKIQVYVSSNHIKEEIYEKKFKKCNLGDLIGVHGKVFKTKTGELTVDCRKIFLLTRSYRTISSKFYGLKNKEIQHRNRCLDLILNQRSRNTFIIRSKIISWLRCFMNEKGFMEVETPIMQPMYGGASAKPFMTRHNALKSELYLRIAPELYLKRLVIGGFEKIFEIGKNFRNEGVSTIHNPEFTMMEFYEAYKNYLDLMDFIENLFHEIVESTLKKSGIKYGENFLNFDKRFKKVTMKQSILQNISNQFSMKDLENKDKVFTIARSYGVQVEKEDSIGEIQYKIFEKVVEKKLIQPTFVTEYPIDVSPLSKRSRENPLVAERFELFIGGYEIANGFSELNDPVDQTSRFLQQSRKNGIRRDIDEDTFYDKDYITSLEYGLPPTAGVGIGIDRLVMLLTNRRSIRDVIFFPALRKK
- the xthA gene encoding exodeoxyribonuclease III, with the translated sequence MKIVSFNINGIRAHFHQLYEIVKKYDPDIIGLQETKVENSLFPKDGFDHKYHIYLNGRKSHHGVALFSKKKLFDINIRFFKENSNEEHRVISANIFFQETEIQIINIYCPQGENRNNKIKFNKKKNFYKNLIKYVQKKIFENKNIILMGDMNISPEDQDIGIDPYHQNRWINLGKCGFLPEERIWMKKLKSFGLIDTYTKRNFFKKNKFSWFDYRSNGFLNKVGLRIDFILVSKKLFDSCRSSGIDYSIRSMKRPSDHAPIWAFFEI